The stretch of DNA CAGCAGGATCGAGGAGAATGACGCGCGGATTTTTCTTTTCAATAGCATCAAAGGCATCGAAAATGGGTTGGGCTCGGAGCAACATCCCCTGACCGCCTCCGTAGGGCTCATCGTCGACATGGCGGGCCTTTTCAGCATTTTCTCGAAAATTATGATACTGGATATCCAAGAGCCCCTTTTCTCGAGCCTTTCCAACGATTGAGTGCTCTAGCGGAGAAAACATCTCTGGAAAAAGGGTTAAAATATCAATCTTCATCGTCTAACCCTTCTAAGATTTCCACATCGACGCGGTTATTTGGAATATCAACATTGAGAATCACTGGTGGGATATAAGGCAAGAGCAAATCACGCTTGCCTTTTCGCTTGACCACCCAGACATCGTTAGCACCTGGTTGCAGGATTTCCTTGATAGTTCCAATCAAGTTATCACCCTCATAGACTTCCAAACCAATAATCTCGTGATAGTAGAATTCACCATCGTCTAGATCGTTCAAATCTTCCTCAGCGACCTTGAGACTGTATCCTTTGTACTTTTCGATAGCGTTGATATGGTACATATCTTTGAATTTAATGATGTCAAAGTTCTTCTGTTTACGGTGGCTAGCAATAGTTACTGTTTGAACAAACTGATCTTTTTCATCAAACAAAGCCAGCTCAGCTCCTTTTTTAAACCGTTCTTCTGCAAAATCCGTCACAGACAAGACTCGCATCTCACCCTGTAACCCCTGCGTATTGACGATTTTCCCAACATTAAAGTAGTTCATCTTGTCTCCTGTAGTCTCCTTCTTTCCATATTATTCTGACAACTCTTGAATAATAGCCGCAATTTTTTCTGATTCTGACCATTGTAAATAATGGTGATTCCCTCCTAAAATGAGTTTAGTATTGGAAGTCCAATATTCTGATTCTCTGTACTCTTTTTCTCTATAAGGCTGACAAAAAATAAATACAGGGATATAAGATTCTATAGATACATTCTCAAAATCTTCCTCAGTAATCTCTCCAGATATCTGAAATCCTGTATCTTGATTTTCCAACTCTGAACCTTTTTCTTGCATTATTTCCCAGATTTCTTTATTAATTTCAATGCTAAATGTTGCTTGAGTTAAGTTCTTAAAATAAAGTTCAGGACCATACTCGTCAATCAGCCTCATCTGCTCTTCCATTTCTGGATAAGGATTTTCTGAAAAATCAGCAAACATGACTTTTTTAGTTGTCGGTTCAATTGCTACTAAAGCCTGACACTTAATTGGTTTGTTGAGCAATTTGCAAGCTAAAATTCCACTCAAACTATGTACACAAAGTATATATTCAGAAATCGCCAATTCTTCAAGTACTTCATAAACCGCATCTGCAAGATTATCCAGATTTTTAGCAGATTGGTCATGAATCGGACTCCTACCTGTGTTCGGAAAATCAATTGTCAAATAACCAATTGTAGGAGGAAGTTTTTCAAGTATAAGTGAAAAATTTTCATAACTTGGTAGCAAACCTGCGCCACTTAAACAAACTAGCATTTTCTTTTGTTTTTGATAAGTAACAGAGAGACTACCAATTTCTGTAGATACTTCAAACCTCTTCATAAAGAAATCCACTCGTTCTATATAATGAATTATTAAAAATCCTTATCCTTTATTTTATCACGTTCCAAAGATTTTCTCAAGTTGGATAGTTCCTATCTTACGGGCCTACTACTTCTTCAAAAAATTCACCAATAAGCTGATTAAACTCTTTAGGATGGTCATTCATCGGTTGGTGTTTACTATCTGAAATCGTTACTTGACGCGCATTGGGATTTAAGGCAATGATATCATCGTAGATCATTTTTAGGTGTTTGGGAAAATCATTTTCGCCTCTTACTAATAGCATAGGAGGGTTTCCTTTATATCCTTCTATCTCATGAACTGCCAAGAAACCTGTGATTCCAAGGTTCAAGAAAACATCTCGCCCAGTTTCTATGATTGCCGTCTTGACTAATTCTCTTGTGATAGGATTATCTGTACACATTTTTGAGTTCTTATCTGCAATCAACTTCCAAGGAATCGTTTTATACATAAGGGAACTATATTTTATGCGATTTCTCTCTTTATCTGATAGGTAACGATGCTGTCCCCAACTATCTACCATGACCAAGGCTAGGACTCTTTCTGGATGGCGAAAGGTGTACTCTTGAAGTGGATTTCCTCCCCAAGAATGACCAACCAATATCACCTTATCCAACTGGAAATAGGACAAAATAGCATCTACATCTTGAACAGCACCTTCTAAGTCGGGTAGGCCAACTTTCATAGGTGATTCACCCTGTCCTCTAACGTTGACAAAATAGAGGTCAAATCCTTCAAAGGCATCATACTGGTGAGCCCACATCTGACTACGGCCACAAGCTCCATGATAAAAAATAATGTGGCCTTTACTTGCGTTTCCAGGACGATGATAAACAACCAAATCACAATCTAAGCCTGGTATAATGTGACGTACCAAAGTCTCGGGTTTTCTGTTATAAAAAGCAATAGCTTCAGCTATATCATTTTGCTTCATTTCTAAACTCTCTCTTCTTTATCCTAGTATTATTCTTTTTATCTATTTTATCATGCTATATTAAAATCATCGTTTTCTAAACTTAGTCCATTAAAAATTTTGAATTTTCTGTATCATTTAGATTAAGAAAAAGACTGCTTAGCAATCTTTACTTTTTTCTCATCAGATTCATGCCTAAAATTCCAGCAATAATCAATGTTGCTCCGATCACATGGTAGCTATAAATTGGTTCGTGGAGGATAAGAGCTCCGGCTAGAATAGTCAAAACTGTTCCAAGATTACCAAAGACACTAACGGTCGATGCTCCAAGTTGAACAATAGCATAGATAGAGAGACTACCAGTAACGATAGAGGCTAGAATTCCCAAATAGAGAATTGAAAGCAGATAAGATACCTGTCCAAGTGGCGCAAAGTAAGCTAATATGTTGCCATCTAGATAGTGCGAGGTCAGACTCAGCGTATTAAAGGTGACGAAGCCAACAAATATCACAACAGCTGTCATATCTATGGCCTGATAGCGACCTCCTTTGGACTTGCTGAGGATATTGCTTATTGCATTGGCGAGAACAGATCCCAACATCAAGAGAAAGCCAAAGCTAGCAGTCTCAGTACCGAAGTTAGCTCCTTTGCTAAGGAAGATGAAAACTACTCCTGCTACGGATAAAAATAAAAAGAACTTTTGAAGCAAGCTTGTCTTTTCCTTGAGAAAGGCCGATGCTAAAAGGAGAGTAAAAATCGGGACAAGAGCCTGTAAAATTCCAGCTTCAGAAGACGATATATACTGTAAAGCAAAGGATTGAAAAATAAAAAAGAGAAGAGGATAGAAAAGACTCATAGGCAGAATAGAAAGAATATCTTTTCTACTTAAACTCACTTTAATAAGTTTGGTTTGATAAAGAACAACCATTACTAAAGCTGCGATTGTATAGCGATGCGCTAAGTTTGTGAGAGGACTGGCATAGCCTAAAGCAATCTTAGTAAATAAAAAAGAAAATCCAATGATTGCTGAAAAGGATAAAGCTGCTAGGTAAGCTTTTGTTTTCTCGTTCATAGACTGTTACTCCCTTTAAAAATAGCTATTCTAAAGATTAATTGACTAGAATTCTTTGAGACTGTCTTTCCATTGTAGCATAGTAAAATGCTAGATGCTATTTCTAGGATTTATATTTTATGCCTACTATCACTCTTTCAAGCTGATAAATGCTTTCTCGTTGCCTATAAAGGAGGCAGCTATGCTGACCTGCTTTTCTCGTTCTTATCTCACAAGTTCTAGCTTGTCTACCTCTTGGAAATTCCTTACTTTTATAGCATAATCTACCATTTTCCTTGCTTTCTCTTTCTTATATTTACTAATACCTTCTTTATTAGTAAAAATCATTTATTATTGTCTTAGAGGTCCCCCTTCAAAAATCCTTCCAAATCACGTTCATGTTGGTACTTAATGGCTGCAGTTTTGTCTTTCTCAAAGATAGTCTTGATAAGGTCAATATCATTAATAGCTGCGATAGCAACTGTATAGTGAATGATATCAGCCAGTTCTTTTGCTAGTTCCTCGTTCGAATCTTGAACTCCCTCTTTTCGACCAGAGCGCCCATTCAAAACTTCAGCTACTTCTCCGACTTCCTCCACTAACTTCATAAAGAGACCTTCCTCAGTCCGAGACTGCTGGTAATGTTCCAGTAGGTAGTCTTGTAATTGTCTAAACGTTAAATCCTTCATATCCTGCTCCTTGCAAAAAAAGCGAGACATTCGTCCCGCCCTTCTTATTTTTCGTCAATAACGATTCTTACTTTTTTGTCTTCAGTTGGGACAGAGTAGACAATCGTTCTTATCGCAGAAATAGTGCGACCCTTACGACCGATTACACGACCCACATCGCTTTGATCAAGATCCAAATGATATTCCAAAAACTCTGGTGTATCTTCAATCTTGATAGTTAAGGCATCTGGTTGTGAAATCAAGGGTTTCACAATCGCAATAATGAGATTTTCAATCGTATCCATCTGTCAACCTACTTTAAACTTATTTTGAGAATTTAGAATCGTGGAATTTCTTCAATACACCTTCTTTTGAAAGGATGTTGCGAACTGTATTTGAAGGTTGAGCTCCATCAGCCAACCATGCAAGAACGCGGTCTTCTTTCAAAGTTACTTGGTTTTCAGCAACAAGTGGGTTGTAAGTTCCAACTGTTTCGATGAAACGTCCGTCACGTGGTGAACGTGAATCTGCTACGTTGATACGGTAGAAAGGTTTTTTCTTAGAACCCATACGAGTCAAACGGATTTTAACTGCCATTTTTAAAGTCTCTTTTCTTATTTTTTATTTCGGTGAAATAGCTGAGCTATTTAGCACATGTTCTATTATAGCAGATTTCTGGCAGGTGTCAAGAAAAAAACTTGACAGACTATAAAATTTTTACACCATTTATAAATTGGTTAGACTAATAAAGATAAATTAGAAAGAGAAACTTTATGAATACTACAATAGAGAACATTTACAAAGACCATCAAGTCAAAACCTTTATCTCTCCTGAACGTGATGTGGATGCTTGGCTCCTAAATCCCAAGCCCGTTCCTAAACGAAATATGGTACTACTTAAAGACAATCTCCTGGCAGGAGATATCATTCTACTATGGAGAATCCACTTTGGAACTTTTACCACCGAAACATGATTTTAAAAATTTCCATTCGAATATGATTCAAAATTCTCTTAAAATCAACGTTTTCTCGTTTTTTTAGAAAACAAATTTTCATCTAATTTGAATAACTTTCAATTAAATGGTGTGAATTTCACCCTAAAAACACACGAATTGAGCTAAATTTTACTAAAAAGTTCATACAATTATATATTCATGAAATTGCGACATATTCATCATTTATCAATCCCCAATAAATAAGTTTTCCCACTGAGTGATAGATGCTGGTAGGATCAACTTATACTTCTCATAGAAATCTAACAAATCGTTGTCCCCTATCCTAACTACATTTTCAATCTTATCTAAATTTATCACTCTCGGAGCATATAAATATACTATATAGCCTTCATCTAAGTATTGTTTAAATTCTAAGGCGTCAAGTTCCTTTGCTTTCTTTCCTTTCACTTGAACTACTGCTTTTCTCGGGTTATCAATTTCTCTTGAAATCATTTCACATTCAATTTTTATAGTAGTTGATTTCTTTGCAATTGAATTAGAAAGGACATAGTAGTTTTCCTTAATTTGAAGATATGAGATGACAAGTTCTTCTAAATCAAATTCAGGTAGATTATCGAGGAGACCTCCACTATAGGTTGTTACCTCAAAATAATTCTTTTTCGAAAATTTATTAAATATCAATTTTGAATATTCAATTATGCTTTTATCCCGTATCCTCTCAACTGTACCACCAAGAGGTCTATTAAACGATGACTTTATCTGTCCAGGGACTTGCATTCCCACGTTAAATGCATCAACTTGGATAACTGATCCAATATCCAAATGAGTATCACAAACTACTTTGGCTTGAGATTTCGCTTTACATATCCAATAATTTCCACTTAAATCTCGTGTCCAGAATAAATCATCTATCTGAGCATCCTTAAAAACATTTATTGCTGGATTCGCTCTGCCTCTTTCTTTTTTTATTCGTCCATAGTATTCATTAAAGTCTTCTTCCCGAATATCGCTACTTAAGCGACTCCAACCAAGTGCAAGATACTGTTCAGAATTATTTAAACAGAAGCCAATTAACTCTTTCCTAATGTTATCGTCTCTTTTTAAATGTATTCTAGTCACATAATCCATTCAAATTAGCCTCTCTTACTTTTTTCTTTCAAGATTATTTCGACTCCCGCTTGATGTAAAATATCATATCTAACACGACTTACTTCTGATTCATCGATTAAATTAAGAAGATGATCAATTTCTTTTCTTCCTTCTTCACTTAACTTTGGCTTTATATCAACTAAGTTTTTTTGTAGTCTTAAAAACAATTGAATAGCTACTTCGTAATCTTTTTTCTCTTGTAATTCTTGCTGCTTGGCTAAAAATTCTTTTTCTTTCTCTTCGTTTTTCTTCCTATTTTGTTCAGCCATTTCACAAAGTATTTCATAATCCACTGTTTGAGTCTCAAAATCTTTTTTTACCAACTCCAACATTTGAGGCGTAATACGAATACGATTATAAGCTTCTTTTACTAAGGAAGTGATTTTATCCCAATAAGGTATTTCTGAGTCTTCTCGGAACATTAATATTTCCCGATCCGTTATCACAATTTTCTTTTCTTCATCAATGAAATAGCCTTTTTCTTTGTAATTATTTAACTCAAAAATATACTTCTCTAATCTCCATTGTTTGACAATTTTTTTGGCATTGTCAGATAAATCAGCGTTGACCACATATCCATATAACCAATCAGGAAGATTAATATCACCTATAGTCCATCTTTGTTTCTCATCTGAGTATATTTTATTTCTTAATTCTCTGTCGGGAAATTTAACTTTATTAAAAACGTACTTAATAATCTCGTCACCCTCTTGAATGTATTCGTTCCAATACTTGCTATACTTAGCGTAGGGGCTAAATGGACGAGTTCTATATATAACTCTACTCATTTCATCTTCTCCTTTAGTTGGTGAAATTCACAGTATTCTTTTATAACAGATAAAACTTTCTCCCAGTCTTTCTCAAACATCTAGTCAATGTAATTTTCTTCCATTTTCTTAATAAGAATCTTCATGTCATCAATTAACGACTGTGGAGACAATACCCTTAAGGATTCCGCTTGACCCAATAGCCACCTCTTCAGCCCTGGTGTATCCTGACTCACAAATTCAATAATATTACCATTTGATGTTTTTTCAATAATTTTTGCTGTTGGGAATTGATCAACAACAATTGCTGAATCATTGACAAATAGGACTCTGATCTTTAACTCTTTTCCTATGAATGGATCTACACGTTTATTACGAATGTCTCCATCACGAAATTTTCTTCCATATGAGAGAGAAGGTTTTTTCTTTTCTTTAGATTCTACCCAACTAAGAATTCTATCTAGTTTCAAGGTCATATAAGAATCAAAAACTAAATTATAAGCTACTATGTAAAAGTAATGAGTATCATAATAAAGCGATACCGGGAAAATGGTATGATGCTTTTTAGTATTATAGGGAGATTGATATTCAATATCTAGTAGCAATTCCTTACGAATCATTTCAGACCATTCCCAAACCTTATCAATACGATTTTGTGTATCTGACAATGGTGCATAATTTAGCAACTCACTTGCAATAATACTGGAAACTTCATTTTGCTCATCTTTTGAAATAAGTGCTAATAAACTATCAAGTAATGACTTGTTTTCTTCCTTATTCAAAGATCGATTTTCTAGTAAAATCTTTGAAATTACAAGAATATCCTTTTTATTAAACAAAGATTTTCCTTTTAAGTATCTTGTATGGTGCTTTGCATCATAAGCAAGCTCTGCTGCAACCATTGGTTGTGTATCTAAGAAACCAGACAAGAGAGAAAAATCTCGTTGTATAGTTTTTTCACTAACACCAAATTCATCAGCAAGCTGAGCCTTAGATAAATGCGCGCCAGACTGTAAGCGTAAAAATATAGTTAATAAGCGTTCTTGGTCGTTCATATAATTCTAATCCTTTACTAATATTATAGCATTCCCAATGGTTCAGATTCAATCAATTTCTTAGTTCAAATCTTTTACTGATAGTACTCTTTTTCAAGCACCGATTTCTTCTTTTAGAGCCTACTATAGATTTCTCTACCTTCCGAATCCTATCAACGATATTGATTTTGAAGATTTTGCTTCAATAGCTACAATAGCCTTATTGATATCTGTCAATGTAATTTGATTTAAAAAGTTTTCATCTTCTAATTGAATCTTATCACCTTCAACCACGCGTTGTGCTTGACAGAAGACAATCTCATCTACTAATTTACGAACGTATCGAGCATTTCCAAAATTGCTACAATTTACAACTTCTGAAAAATGCTGACGTAGTACCATCTTACAATCGTCGGTTAATTGATAATGTCTTTTATTTATCATCAATTCTAAAATAGCAATTAGTTGATCAATTGTATAATCGAAAAATTTTATTTCTCTGGAAATTCTAGAGGATAATCCTGGATTAGTTTCAATGAATTGAGCCATCAATTCTTCATAACCAGCAAAAATAACCAAAACCTCATCCCGACGATTTTCCATTTCCTGTATAATCGCTGAAATAGCTTCATGTCCGAAATCTCTATCACTACTTGGAATAAGACTATAGGCCTCATCTATAAAGAGTACTCCCCCTCTTGCATCATCAAAAACTCTTTTTACTTTTGGAGCAGTTTGACCAACATATTCACCAACTAATTCCGTTCTACCTACCTCCACTAACTTATTCTCTTTAATTATCTTATTGTTGTATAAAATTTCTGAAAAGAGCCTAGCAACTACAGTTTTCCCAGTCCCAGGATTTCCGGAAAAAACAAGATGACGATTTAATACTTCGTTACTAAATCCATGTGCCTGACGCATTACAGAAACTCGACTATATGCTAACTGCTGCTTTAGGACCATTTTCACTTCTTCTAAACCAATTAATTCACTCAGCTTTTTCTCCGCATTTTCTTCATCTTCAACTGAAGATTTATTTTGGAGAATGAATCCATCGAGATTTAATTCATTTTTTTCTGAAGGATCATAATTATTTTGCACTGCAAATTCAATAAGCTCTTGAACAAAAAGGCGAACTTCTTTGGCATCCTTTAGCACGTGATTTTCAGCTACTAATCGTTCAAAATCTTCGTTACTCAAATGAACACCTTTTTGATTTAGCATTTGAATACCAATTCCTTTAAGCTCTGATTCATCATACCGGGGGAAATTAATAATTGATACCTTATTAAAAACATCGAGTAACTCTTTTCTAATAGCTTCTGCTTCTTGAATGCTTCTAGAAATAATAATATTAAAGGAATTCCCCTTCTTTTGTCGAAAATTATCAAAAATATCTGATTTTGTTTTTGATCTTGCCGAAAGATAATCAACTAATACAGCGAAATCTTTTTCACTCATTTTAGGAACAAAATAATGATTGCAATTAACAAATATCGCATTCATACCAAAGATAGACTCTAGAAACTTGATTGCAAACTTTCTACCCGTTCCTTTCTCACCAGTAAAAATATAAAAATGTTGTTGATTTTCATTATTGCTTATTTTTTCTTGGAAGGATATATAATCAATGAATTCTCGAATAGCTCCTTTAAATTCAATTAGGGCAATAATATCATTCAACTCGTCCAACTTTTCTAAATTGGGTTTTAATTGTTCAGAAAATCTTTCTTTTTCTGCACTAAGTAAGAATTTGACTAAATCTCCTATATCACTTCTGCCAAGTTTCTTGATAAAATCACTTTCTATTAAAGGCTCTACCTTAGCTAGTAAGAACTCATAATCAAAAAAATCATTTATTTTTTTCATAATTTCTTGGTCATTGTAATTTTCTTGAGAAATAAGATAGTATGATTCTCCTTCTTTCAAAAAAATTAAATGATTAGACGTAATAAAATCATTCGTCTGAGTTTTAAAAAAATCATCAGGATTCTTAAATTCAACTTGATAGTAATTCATTCACTCTCACCTCTTTTTATAATAAATTAATTTTACAAAAAAGGATGGACATTTATTGTCTAGTTAATTATTTTTTAAGAAAATAAAAAAGAACACCCAAAAAAGTAATCTTTTTAAGTATAGTAATTCTTTCGAATTAACGTTTACTAAATTGTGATGCTTTACGAGCTTTCTTAAGATCTGGTTTCCAAAATACTTTGAGTATACTTATGACATTGATGCCCCTAAACATTTAAAAACTCTGGTGGAAAAAGGTTATGCAGTCATTGAAACAGCTTTTGACTCACTTGATCATCTCAATGCTACTATGAAAAAGAATATTCTGAAAAGCAAGGGAATTACAGGACTATCTAAGATGAAGGCTGCAGATCTGGAGCAAACCCTTCATAACAACTTTTCAGAAGAAGAATTAGCAAGTCACTTTACCGTTCGTGGCTACAAATTAACTCCAAAGGGGAGCAGATACTGGAACAATACAAGGGAATTATCAACCGCCATCCAAAGAAGAATCTCTAATCAAGTGATTTTTTGGTCGATTT from Streptococcus mitis encodes:
- a CDS encoding DMT family transporter, encoding MNEKTKAYLAALSFSAIIGFSFLFTKIALGYASPLTNLAHRYTIAALVMVVLYQTKLIKVSLSRKDILSILPMSLFYPLLFFIFQSFALQYISSSEAGILQALVPIFTLLLASAFLKEKTSLLQKFFLFLSVAGVVFIFLSKGANFGTETASFGFLLMLGSVLANAISNILSKSKGGRYQAIDMTAVVIFVGFVTFNTLSLTSHYLDGNILAYFAPLGQVSYLLSILYLGILASIVTGSLSIYAIVQLGASTVSVFGNLGTVLTILAGALILHEPIYSYHVIGATLIIAGILGMNLMRKK
- a CDS encoding helix-turn-helix transcriptional regulator codes for the protein MNDQERLLTIFLRLQSGAHLSKAQLADEFGVSEKTIQRDFSLLSGFLDTQPMVAAELAYDAKHHTRYLKGKSLFNKKDILVISKILLENRSLNKEENKSLLDSLLALISKDEQNEVSSIIASELLNYAPLSDTQNRIDKVWEWSEMIRKELLLDIEYQSPYNTKKHHTIFPVSLYYDTHYFYIVAYNLVFDSYMTLKLDRILSWVESKEKKKPSLSYGRKFRDGDIRNKRVDPFIGKELKIRVLFVNDSAIVVDQFPTAKIIEKTSNGNIIEFVSQDTPGLKRWLLGQAESLRVLSPQSLIDDMKILIKKMEENYID
- a CDS encoding alpha/beta fold hydrolase, whose protein sequence is MKRFEVSTEIGSLSVTYQKQKKMLVCLSGAGLLPSYENFSLILEKLPPTIGYLTIDFPNTGRSPIHDQSAKNLDNLADAVYEVLEELAISEYILCVHSLSGILACKLLNKPIKCQALVAIEPTTKKVMFADFSENPYPEMEEQMRLIDEYGPELYFKNLTQATFSIEINKEIWEIMQEKGSELENQDTGFQISGEITEEDFENVSIESYIPVFIFCQPYREKEYRESEYWTSNTKLILGGNHHYLQWSESEKIAAIIQELSE
- a CDS encoding alpha/beta fold hydrolase — encoded protein: MKQNDIAEAIAFYNRKPETLVRHIIPGLDCDLVVYHRPGNASKGHIIFYHGACGRSQMWAHQYDAFEGFDLYFVNVRGQGESPMKVGLPDLEGAVQDVDAILSYFQLDKVILVGHSWGGNPLQEYTFRHPERVLALVMVDSWGQHRYLSDKERNRIKYSSLMYKTIPWKLIADKNSKMCTDNPITRELVKTAIIETGRDVFLNLGITGFLAVHEIEGYKGNPPMLLVRGENDFPKHLKMIYDDIIALNPNARQVTISDSKHQPMNDHPKEFNQLIGEFFEEVVGP
- a CDS encoding MazG nucleotide pyrophosphohydrolase domain-containing protein, whose product is MKDLTFRQLQDYLLEHYQQSRTEEGLFMKLVEEVGEVAEVLNGRSGRKEGVQDSNEELAKELADIIHYTVAIAAINDIDLIKTIFEKDKTAAIKYQHERDLEGFLKGDL
- the rpsP gene encoding 30S ribosomal protein S16 produces the protein MAVKIRLTRMGSKKKPFYRINVADSRSPRDGRFIETVGTYNPLVAENQVTLKEDRVLAWLADGAQPSNTVRNILSKEGVLKKFHDSKFSK
- the kphA gene encoding RNA-binding protein KphA — encoded protein: MDTIENLIIAIVKPLISQPDALTIKIEDTPEFLEYHLDLDQSDVGRVIGRKGRTISAIRTIVYSVPTEDKKVRIVIDEK
- the rimM gene encoding ribosome maturation factor RimM (Essential for efficient processing of 16S rRNA), coding for MNYFNVGKIVNTQGLQGEMRVLSVTDFAEERFKKGAELALFDEKDQFVQTVTIASHRKQKNFDIIKFKDMYHINAIEKYKGYSLKVAEEDLNDLDDGEFYYHEIIGLEVYEGDNLIGTIKEILQPGANDVWVVKRKGKRDLLLPYIPPVILNVDIPNNRVDVEILEGLDDED
- a CDS encoding AAA family ATPase; translation: MNYYQVEFKNPDDFFKTQTNDFITSNHLIFLKEGESYYLISQENYNDQEIMKKINDFFDYEFLLAKVEPLIESDFIKKLGRSDIGDLVKFLLSAEKERFSEQLKPNLEKLDELNDIIALIEFKGAIREFIDYISFQEKISNNENQQHFYIFTGEKGTGRKFAIKFLESIFGMNAIFVNCNHYFVPKMSEKDFAVLVDYLSARSKTKSDIFDNFRQKKGNSFNIIISRSIQEAEAIRKELLDVFNKVSIINFPRYDESELKGIGIQMLNQKGVHLSNEDFERLVAENHVLKDAKEVRLFVQELIEFAVQNNYDPSEKNELNLDGFILQNKSSVEDEENAEKKLSELIGLEEVKMVLKQQLAYSRVSVMRQAHGFSNEVLNRHLVFSGNPGTGKTVVARLFSEILYNNKIIKENKLVEVGRTELVGEYVGQTAPKVKRVFDDARGGVLFIDEAYSLIPSSDRDFGHEAISAIIQEMENRRDEVLVIFAGYEELMAQFIETNPGLSSRISREIKFFDYTIDQLIAILELMINKRHYQLTDDCKMVLRQHFSEVVNCSNFGNARYVRKLVDEIVFCQAQRVVEGDKIQLEDENFLNQITLTDINKAIVAIEAKSSKSISLIGFGR